TATATTTCAGTAATTTAGTGGCATCCTTTTATAATAAAAAATTGTCAACATACTACGCACACAAGACAAGCACGTCTCTCTCCCTGGACCATGCATGAGTTGCACGTTAACATCACTCGCTAGTGCAAATGCAAAGAGAGAATCGTGCATACGCAAAGATCTGATCGGTCACTAGATACCTTGAGTTGTCGACGATCTGTCTGTCGCACGAAGAGATTCGTGCATATGCAAAGAAGCCGGCAGCACCGGACAGCACTGATGTGAACATTAGTAACTACTTTAACTATTGGAGCTGACTGTAGCTAGTGCCTAGTGCTTCATTTTGATTAGTTCACGTGGCTTTATTTGGAATCTGACGCGGACGTTGCATGGCAGCACGCTCTCGTTCTTTCACGTACGTATTCATGCGGCGCCGCACGATAAGGGAAGGTGCGACGCACCACACCGTCGCACTGTCCATCAAACTATACATTGACCACAAACACCATCCACGGTCCATTATTCAACATGGTTGGTGCAACAACCTTCGCACTACTGTTGGTCTCTGCAAATTGCTCTACCCTTGTAGGTATAAGCCAGTgaatttgttttttgtttgtttgtaaATGAAGATGGTTTCATGCGGTCGGGAAAGCATGGCACGGTGCTCGGAAAATTTCTCCCGTTGTATTTATAATACGCACAGCATTCTCGGAGTGAATTAACTGACGATTATTTCCGTTGCATGGACGTACAGGACCGATGTACCACAATGGCGTGTACCACATGTTCTATCAGTACAACCCTTTGGGTGCGGTGTGGGGCACCGGCAACCTCTCATGGGGTCACTCCGTCTCCCGCGACCTCGTGAACTGGGACGCCCTTGACACCGCGCTCGACCCCACCGCCCCCTTCGACTACAATGGCTGTTGGTCAGGCTCCGCCACAATCCTCCCCGGCGGCATCCCGGCCTTGCTGTACACCGGCCGCATCCAAGGCGACAAGGAGGTGCAGGTGCAGAATGTCGCCTTCCCCAAGAACCCTGCCGACCCGCTCCTCCGCGAGTGGGTCAAGCCTGCCTACAACCCCGTCATACCACTCCCAGCCGACGTCCCTGGAGACAACTTCCGTGACCCGACCACGGCGTGGGTAGGCCGCGACGGCCTATGGCGTATCGCCGTTGCAGCCAAGGTCGGTGGCCCCAATGGCATTGCCTCCACGCTCATCTACCGGAGTAAAGACTTTCGGCACTGGAAGCGGAATGCCTTGCCGTTGTACACATCGCGCGCTGCAGGCATGGTCGAATGCCCGGACTTATTCCCGGTGGCGGAGcctggcgtggaggaggggcgacTTGGCTACGCGTCCGGACCAGCGAGCAGTGCTGTGAGGCACGTGCTGAAGCTGAGTGTGATGAACACGACCCAAGACTACTACGCGGTCGGCAGGTATGATGACGTGGCAGACACCTTTGTGCCGGAGGTGGATGTAGAGCGCAACGCCGACGATTGCCGGACCTGGCGCCGCTTCGACTACGGGCACGTGTATGCATCAAAGTCCTTCTTCGACTCGAGCAAGAACCGGCGCGTGCTATGGGCATGGGCCAATGAGTCCGACAGCCAGGACAACGACATCGCCAGGGGCTGGTCCGGCGTTCAGGTGCATCCTCCGGTCAATTTCCAATCAACTAACCGATCATCCTCTTTATATTTATTAGCTATGATGTGCATGTGTAGACGGTTCCGAGGAAGGTGTGGCTGGACCAAGACGGTAAGCAGGTAAGGCAGTGGCCGATCGAGGAGATCGAGACATTGAGGAGCAAACGAGTCGTCGGCTTGCTAGGAGCGCAGGTGAATGCCGGTGGCATGAACAAGATCGTTGGTGTGGGCGCGCAGGCTGATGTGGAGGCCATCTTCGAGATCCCGTCCCTAGAAGAGGCTGAGACTTTCCAGCCCAACTGGCTGCTGGACCCCCAAAAGCTATGCGAGGAGAATGGTGCGTCCGTGCCAGGCAGGGTCGGCCCTTTCGGTCTGCTCGTCATGGCCTCCAGCAATATGCAGGAGCACACGGCTGTCTTCTTCAGAGTGTTCAGGCACAACCAGAAGTACAAAGTTCTCATGTGCACCGACCTCACAAGGTACTATTAGAACACAACTCCCTTGATTCAGATGGAATTTTCCGCTATTGCAAACTCATGTTTTTCTTGCTTTAACTTGTGTACCTCGTGTTGCGACAAAATGAGTAGATCGACTGGGAGGGACAACGTGTACAAGCCGTCATATGGAGGGTTTGTGGACATAGACATCGAGCAGCAAGGGAGGAGCATATCTCTTAGAACATTGGTAATCAGAATTCTTCGTCAATTCTTTGCTTGGTTACATGCATCAAATGAATACCTTGTAATTTCGTCCGCTTCTCCCAACAAATAGATTGACCATTCGGTAGTGGAGAGCTTTGGAGGTGGGGGCCGGACATGCATCACGGCACGGGTGTACCCTGAGCACGCGGAGAACAAAAATAGCCATGTGTTCGTGTTCAATAATGGGACCGGACTCGTGAAGGTGTCCAAGCTCGAGGCATGGAGGCTGGCGATGGCTTCAGTAAACGTCGTGCATGGCGGGTGACTCCCTTAAGTGTAAAGTTAAAACCGAATCGGTTCGTGGAGGATCTACGCACTAGTTTAATAAGTAGAAGTGCGGCTCAAGTCATGACCGACTAGACCACCACCTCATGGTGCGAGCCAGTAAGACCCATGTCATTTCTCCCTGAAAAGTAAGGGGTTATTGTAGCATTTTCAATGTGAAAATAATGTGTGTCAAACAATTGGGGAGCTTCCATTCGCTCAAGCTATATATATGTCACTTATAAAACACCTACTACCTCtgtaaaaacgtcttatattattgTATGGAGGTAGTACTTTACTAGGACCAAAAATAACAATGTGTATATGTTTATGTAACTTTTTttaatagaaataaaagaaaaatatgaTAGGGTGTTTGAAATAATAAATATTAGGCTCCTTGGAATAATAGTGGTAGGCAACAAAGGAACTAATGTGATTAAAAAGTTTTGTACAGTTGGCTTCTAAACTTCAGGGATTTTCTTTTCCCTTATCCAATTGGAGTAAATGTTTTGTACAGTTGGCTTCTAAGCTTCAGGGATtgtctttttccctttttcttttacgGTAAATCAAGGCGTTGTCTTTAACAAGATCTGCCTCCGATACTAACGACGATAGCTAGAGACAAAatgcaaaaaataataatttattgAGTAGTTCAGCATGGTACGTACGCGCTGTTTCTATATGATTGCTTTGCTTGCCAGATCGAGTAGTGTGCTTGCTTGCTTTGCTTACTTGCTCGATTAGGTGAGAAGGAGACCTCGGGAGTAGCTCACATCCTAGACACGTGATTAGACTCGACTTTCATCCTTGTTTTTTCTTTAGATTCCCGCCTTGAAATTTTTGTCGGCAGGAATGTTCACTAGTGTAGAGCCCGTCCATCGCACATGGTTAAAATCTCCTATCGCGAACACAGTTCCGAATTGTCGCCTTACGATGGTGTGCGATAGGGGCTGCATGTGCACATGGTTAAAATCTCCTATCACAAACACAGTTCTGAATCATCGCCTTACGATGGTGTGCGATAGGGTCTGCATGCGCACATGGTTAAAATCTCCTATCATAAACACAGTTCTGAATTGTCGCCTTACAATGGTGTGCGATAGGGGCTGCATGTGCAGTCTACGGAAAATTTTTGTGGGTTAAGAGGATTTTGGTTTGATGCCAACATTTGGCATTGTCAATACTTGGCAAGCCAACAATTGGCTATATTGAATGTTATCAAAAATTGACAACTTTTGTGAGGTTGACAAATAAACATGGTAACCAACCAAGCACTAGCCAATATTTGGAATTTGCCaatttttggcatcaaaccaatcatgCTCTAAGTCCGCGTATCGCACATGATCCTCCTGAAGCAAACAAGTGTGATTGGTCGAGAAATCACAAACAATCAGTAAGAGTTGAACGTGTGAGATCTTTCATATATCCCACACACGATTAACTGGAAGAAGATGCTTACGTTCGGACAAGCTATTACACCCGATTGTCTTATAGCAACCATATGGGCTGGGGTCCTCCATCGCACACGATTTCATGAGTGGAAACGTTTGCGGCGCAGCCATATCACACGCGATTGTAGAAGCACAATCGTTTGGGATGGGTCCATCCATCATACACGAGGCGATGCCAAAATTGTGTGGGTTACTTCGTCCATCGCACACGTTGCCAAGACAAACTCGCGTGTGGTGGTTCGTCCATCCGCATGCTCAGTTTATAGCAATCGCATGTGTTCCGTGTGATCATTACGCACGCATCTTCTTGCGAAACCGTATGCAATGACTCAGCAAGCAGGTTTATTATTACTCccttcgtccgggtttattagggcTCTTAGCCACAATTGCCCGTCCGGATTTATTAGTCCCTTCTACTGAATTCCCTCGGAATGAAATCCAGTCAGTTGCGGCGGCCCGAGGGAAATTAACTAGCCGGTTTGCATGCAGCGAAGGCAACGGACGCATGCACTTCTCCTGCTCTTTTGATTAGCCATGCATGCGGCCATGCATCAACACGCGCGTGAACTCTGGGCCGCTGGATGGATTAGCTAGAGCGCGCACTAAATTACGTGGCTCCAGAAAAGTTCACTGCAATTAAACACCAGAAATTTTCGCCTTAATCAAGGCCAATTACTAGGTTCCTTGGTCCTGTTGATCTGGTCTTCAGGCCCAacaaacccggacggagggagtacctcattaTTTGCTCCATGTAATATGCAAATTCACATTTCCTATGCAACAAATATTACCTGCGATTAAATTTTCAACACACAATATGTTTCCTGCAGGACGCCACCACCACCGTCAACATGTGAGTTGTCGCAAAGACACAGCCCCGCAGCGGATCCATGGTCAGCAAGCATGTACGGTCATGCCGGCGCGGCCAGCAACACCGCTAAAGCGACTGACGCCTCGATTCGATCCCCGAGACCTGAGCCCCAGCAGTCAGAGCTGCTgagccgccgccccccccccccccccccccgtgcaccCACCACCACGCGCACGCCGAAGGGATATGCGTCCTTGTGCACGAGAACAACTCCCATGCGTCGCCCATTGTCGGACACCACGACCCCTCCATAGGCAGCCACCATCGACCAAATCTAGCGAAAGGTGGCCAAATCTGGTGAAGTAGAGCCACCACGACGATCGGAGAAGGCAACGGACCACAGCGACGGCACGAGGCTATGGAGGCTGCCCCGCTGCCACACGTGATAGTTCCGCAGCCGTCGACGCCGCGGGGAGTGAGAGGAGGGAGGGAACGGCTGTGGAGGTGGATTAGGGTTCCGGCCGAGTCGCCCCAGAGGAGCGAAGCGGGGAATGAGGGGAAAGGGGCTGTTGGTCCAATTTATGTGGTTGAATTTGAATATATTTTTTTATTTCTCCACATCTGGCATCCCTCACGACCACCATTGCGTCCCACTTGTCATTACAAAGATATGGATGAACCAGAGAGCCGCCAGCTGTAGGCCACAACCCATGCTTCACTTTCGCGTCAATTGCGACGTTTGGTGCAATCCAACCGCTGGTCAACTCTTCACGGCCACCGCCCCTAGCTCCCACGCGTCTAGCTTGGCTTGGACACCTTTCACAGGCGGCTGCTGCGAGTCGCCGTGGCCGAAGCTCTCCAACACCGGCACCTTGTGATCGATCTGGATTATTTGTTATTCTTACACGACGTGTTAATGATCTATACTTGTATGCTTGGTGGTACTCATCGTGTATGTAACACAAAAGATGCTGTTTTTctattgttagagttgtgtcgaatattgtgtacaaggtaggttatagttggacttgtagttgtattgtgtttagataggatatggagtcgtgtcctaataggacacttgtatcctaggcctctcatatatagcgggggtagacacacgatgtaagctatgccaacataatagcacaggcgcgcaagcgggagccggcggcgtgtgccggcgcccgggtggccggtgtgcggtattgtgacggtatcacgggaaggagcgcccgtagtcaggccccgaggatgtagccatatcggtgaacctcgttaacaaatctcggtgtcgtgctcgtgtgattgcttggtcctcggatgatcgacggagtgcctcgaatttattctaacaagtggtatcatgagcaaggtttgaGATCGAGGCTGATTGTGTTGATCTAGAGGCGAAATTATCATGGAAGAATCAGTAGTCGGCGAGATCAGAAGAATCGGCGTGCGGCACGATTGCATGGGCGCCGAGCTGACGTACTCGGAGTCGGCAAGGTTGGGACGTGGCTTGTGGAAACGTAGATGGGCCAAGTGCGGTCCAGCCGGAACACGGACAGGTAGCCCAAGTAGCAAAGGACGCGTGCAGGGGGCGTCTGAGAGTGGACTCGATCGGTCGCGGGGCGTACAGATTCTAGCGATATATGGTGCAATCGGAAACAGCAAGTCACGAGATTTGTTTGGAGACCGAAAGGGGACCGAGTCCTTTGTGGAGACGTACTCTCCTGTCGTGCTTGAGGCGGAGATGTGAGGCGCTAATAAGAGCAGCCTGGTTGGGTCACCGTAGGACGACGGGACAGAGGCACAAACAGATCGATTTGAGCGGAGGGAAAAAGACCATCACGTTGTGCATCCATTGAAAAGCATTGACTTGGCAAGGCAACGCTAGCATCATATATTGAGCCAGGAGCATATCACGATTTTTGCTATTAGTACACATGGGTGTACCTCATCAGGTTTTGCTTGTGTACTTGGGGTATTGTGGTGGAGCTCGGTTAATTTTTCGCAGAGTCAACCATACGAAGAACCATGGCGCCAAcgggtaccaggtttgaggtggagaagtttgaCGGGACTAAAAACCTTGAGTTATGGCAGACAAAGGTGAAACatttgttggcacaacagggatgcttgaaggcgttgcgggaagtcatgtcagctgagatggaattatcatgtgatggatgaaaattcacggaagacgatttgggagcctcgagcgtgtcgtacagtcgaacgagttcggctgggtcggactggatagtctgacgggatcgacgcatgtcggttggtacagaagaaggtggtgggatcggcgacgacgacgtaggagcgtgatgctgatggtgaccgacttctggggcgtggaaacacgtgcgCAGGCCTCGatggcttgtgtggcttcgacaagactatggcgcggggttgattcaagacggtgtatacacggagcttgaagtcgatgaggcgcaggggtggattgaccatctaccatggagtcatgttgaaagTGAAGCTAGATTGAGGGGCTACGACGTAAGTTGACGgggtcgaagcctattcagcaggTTGGAAAAAAGCGAGTGACACGTAATTAAGACTGGAGCCcaatggtctgatggaagcgtgaaactcgtcatcggtcggtgatgatcggtggtactctgcagtgggggttgagtggtgtgggtcgcgacccttgagactcaattgggacagcggaggctcgacgcggtaatagcggcgaggcgtgcggtatgcacggggcatggagacgggccagggctctggtggtcatatatgtggtgggacaactgtgaatttgactcgggatgactacaagcaatggtgaaattccttcaagtttcagatagGTGGTCAAGAAatgagcggtgatgttgagttccggtaactcttatgtgtgacacccaatatgtgagttgttcactttcacgcaggtcagtgatcagtgtgtgatggagttggactgatactctggaagttgggagcacaaactagagtaataaggaacttaattttgctcgagtgtttactgtggtcaagaaaagaagggactacaagttgcagggggagtcatatggagtctttggagtagcagcggtgctcatggaaTAAGCttaagtccaatgtacatggaagtttgacgcattgatgaattcaaggtggtggagaatattcgccaagatggagtttgttagagttgtgtcgaatattgtgtacaaggtatgttacagttggacttgtagttgtattgtgtttagataggatatggagtcgtttcctaataggacacttgtatcctgggcctctcatatatagcgggggtagacacacgatgtaagctatgccaacataatagcacagacacacaagggggagccggcggcgtgtgccggcggctgggtggccggtgtgcggtattgtgacggtgtcacggggaggagcgcccgtagtcaggccccgaggatgtagccatatcggtgaacctcgttaacaaataagTTCGCGCCAATCGATCTTCTGTAGGAGTAGGAGGTAGCGCGAATCCcatcggtgtcgtgctcgtgtgattgcttggtcctgggatgatcgacggagtgcctcgaatttattctaacaagtggtatcatgagcaaggtttgaGATCGAGGCTGATTGTGTTGATCTAGAGGCGAAATTATCATGGAAGAATCAGTAGTAGGCGAGATCAGAAGAATCGGCGTGCGGCACGATTGTATGGGCGCCGAGCTGACGTATTCGGAGTCGGCAAGGTTGGGACGTGGCTTGTGGAAACGCAGATGGGCCAAGTGCGGTCCAGCCGGAACATGGACAGGTAGCCCAAGCAGCAAAGGACGCGTGCAGGGGGCGTCTGAGAGTGGACTCGATCGGTCGCGGGGCGTAAAGATTCTAGCGATATATGGTGCCATCGGAAATAGCAAGTCACGAGATTTGTTTGGAGACCAAAAGGGGACCGAGTCCTTTGTGGTGACGTACTCTCCTGTCGTGCTTGAGGCGGAGATGTGAGGCGCTAATAAGAGCAGCCTGGTTGGGTCACCGTAGGACGACGGGACAGAGGCACAAACAGATCGATTTGAGCGGAGGGAAAAAGACCATCACGTTGTGCATCCATTGAAAAGCAGAGACTTGGCAAGGCAACGCTAGCATCATATATTGAGCCAGGAGTATATCACGATTTTTGCTATTAGTACACATGGGTGTATCTCATCAGGTTTTGCTTGTGTACTTGGGGTATTGTGGTGGAGCTCGGTTAATTTTTCGCAGAGTCAACCATACGAAGAACCATGGCGCCAAcgggtaccaggtttgaggtggagaagtttgaCGGGACTAAAAACCTTGAGTTATGGCAGACAAAGGTGAAACATTTGTTGCCACAACacggatgcttgaaggcgttgcgggaagtcatgtcagctgagatggaattatcatgtgatggatgaaaattcgcggaagacgatttgggagcctcgagcgtgtcgtacagtcgaacgagttcggctgggtcggactggatagtctgacgggatcgacgcatgtcggttggtacagaagaaggtggtgggatcggcgacggCGACGTACGAGCGTGATGCTGTTGGTGACCGACTTctagggcgtggaaacacgtgCGCAGGCCTCGatggcttgtgtggcttcgacaagactatggcgcggggttgattcaagacggtgtatacacggagcttgaagtcgatgaggcgcaggggtggattgatcatctaccatggagtcatgttgaaggtgaagCTAGATTGAGGGGCTACGACGTAAGTTGACGgggtcgaagcctattcagcaggTTGGAAAAAAGCGAGTGACACGTAATTAAGACTGGAGCCcaatggtctgatggaagcgtgaaactcgtcatcggtcggtgatgatcggtggtactctgtagtgggggttgagtggtgtgggtcgcgacccttgagactcaatcgggacagcggaggctcgacgcggtaatagcggcgaggcgtgcggtatgcacggggcatggagacgggccagggctctggtggtcatatatgtggtgagacaactgtgaatttgactcgggatgactacaagcaatggtgaaattccttcaagtttcagatagGCGGTCAAGAAatgagcggtgatgttgagttcaggtaactcttatgtgtgacacccaatatgtgagttgttcactttcacgcaggtcagtgatcagtgtgtgatggagttggactgatactctggaagttgggagcacaaactagagtaataaggaagttaattttgctcgagtgtttactgtggtcaagaaaagaagggactacaagttgcaggtggagtcatatggagtctttggagtagcagcggtgctcatggaataagctcaagtccaatgtacatggaagtttgacgcattaatgaattcaaggtggtggagaatattcgccaagatggagtttgttagagttgtgtcgaatattgtgtccaaggtaggttacagttggacttgtagttgtattgtgtttagataggatatggagtcgtgtcctaataggacacttgtatcctaggcctctcatatatagcgggggtagacacacgatgtaagctatgccaacataatagcacaggcacacaagggggagccggcggcgtgtgccggcgcccgggtggccggtgtgcggtattgtgacggtgtcacggggaggagcgcccgtagtcaggccccgaggatgtagccatatcggtgaacctcgttaacaaataagTTCGCGCTAATCGATCTTCTGTAGGAGTAGGAGGTAGCGCGAATCCCATCGGTggcgtgctcgtgtgattgcttggtccccggatgatcgacggagtgcctcgaatttattctaacaagtggtatcatgagcaaggtttgaGATCGAGGCTGATCGTGTTGATCTAGAGGCGATATTATCATGGAAGAATCAGTAATCGGCGAGATCAGAAGAATCGGCGTGCGGCACGATTGCATGGGCGCCGAGCTGACGTACTCGGAGTCGGCAAGGTTGGGACGTGGCTTGTGGAAACGCAGATGGGCCAAGTGCGGTCCAGCCGGAACACGGACAGGCAGCCCAAGCAGCAAAGGACACGTGCAGGGGGCGTCTGAGAGTGGACTCGATCGGTCGCGGGGCGTACAGATTCTCGCGATATATGGTGCAATCGGAAACAGCAGGTCACGAGATTTGTTTGGAGACCAAAAGGGGACCGAGTCCTTTGTGGAGACGTACTCTCCTGTCGTGCTTGAGGCGCAGACGTGAGGCGCTAATAAGAGCAGCCTGGTTGGGTCACCGTAGGACGACGGGGCAGAGGCACAAACAGATCGATTTGAGCGGAGGGAAAAAGACCATCACGTTGTGCATCCATTGAAAAGCAGAGACTTGGCAAGGCAACGCTAGCATCATATATTGAGCCAGGAGCATATCACGATTTTTGCTATTAGTACACATGGGTGTACCTCATCAGGTTTTGCTTGTGTACTTGGGGTATTGTGGTGGAGCTCGGTTAATTTTTCGCAGAGTCAACCATACGAAGAACCATGGCGCCAAcgggtaccaggtttgaggtggagaagtttgaCGGGACTAAAAACCTTGAGTTATGGCAGACAAAGGTGAAACatttgttggcacaacagggatgcttgaaggcgttgcgggaagtcatgtcagctgagatggaattatcatgtgatggatgaaaattcacgaaagacgatttgggagcctcgagcgtgtcgtacagtcgaacgagttcggctgggtcggactggatagtctgacgggatcgacgcatgtcggttggtacagaagacggtggtgggatcggcgacggcgacgtaggagcgtgatgctgatggtgaccgacttctggggcgtggaaacacgtgcgCAGGCCTCGatggcttgtgtggcttcgacaagactatggcgcggggttgattcaagacggtgtatacacggagcttgaagtcgatgaggcgcaggggtggattgatcatctaccatggagtcatgttgaaggtgaagCTAGATTGAGGGGCTACGACGTAAGTTGACGgggtcgaagcctattcagcaggTTGGAAAAAAGCGAGTGACACGTAATTAAGACTGGAGCCcaatggtctgatggaagcgtgaaactcgtcatcggtcggtgatgatcggtggtactctgcagtgggggttgagagGCGTGggtcgcgacccttgagactcaatcgggacagcggaggctcgacgcggtaatagcggcgaggcgtgcggtatgcacggggcatggagacgggccagggctctggtggtcatatatgtggtgagacaactgtgcatttgactcgggatgactacaagcaattgtgaaattccttcaagtttcagacaggcggtcaagaaatgagcggtgatgttgagttcaggtaactcttatgtgtgacacccaatatgtgagttgttcactttcacgcaggtcagtgatcagtgtgtgatggagttggactgatactctggaagttgggagcacaaactagagtaataaggaactttattttgctcgagtgtttactgtggtcaagaaaagaagggactacaagttgcaggtggagtcatatggagtctttggagtagcagcggtgctcatggaataagctcaagtccaatgtacatgaaagtttgacgcattgacgaattcaaggtggtgga
This region of Triticum aestivum cultivar Chinese Spring chromosome 2D, IWGSC CS RefSeq v2.1, whole genome shotgun sequence genomic DNA includes:
- the LOC123055230 gene encoding fructan 6-exohydrolase-like, whose product is MAARLPLAACVVAFHLCLLLSPSSSLRRLSEAESSLVRHGVGIRPAYHFLPAKNWQNDPNGPMYHNGVYHMFYQYNPLGAVWGTGNLSWGHSVSRDLVNWDALDTALDPTAPFDYNGCWSGSATILPGGIPALLYTGRIQGDKEVQVQNVAFPKNPADPLLREWVKPAYNPVIPLPADVPGDNFRDPTTAWVGRDGLWRIAVAAKVGGPNGIASTLIYRSKDFRHWKRNALPLYTSRAAGMVECPDLFPVAEPGVEEGRLGYASGPASSAVRHVLKLSVMNTTQDYYAVGRYDDVADTFVPEVDVERNADDCRTWRRFDYGHVYASKSFFDSSKNRRVLWAWANESDSQDNDIARGWSGVQTVPRKVWLDQDGKQVRQWPIEEIETLRSKRVVGLLGAQVNAGGMNKIVGVGAQADVEAIFEIPSLEEAETFQPNWLLDPQKLCEENGASVPGRVGPFGLLVMASSNMQEHTAVFFRVFRHNQKYKVLMCTDLTRSTGRDNVYKPSYGGFVDIDIEQQGRSISLRTLIDHSVVESFGGGGRTCITARVYPEHAENKNSHVFVFNNGTGLVKVSKLEAWRLAMASVNVVHGG